The Pogoniulus pusillus isolate bPogPus1 chromosome 6, bPogPus1.pri, whole genome shotgun sequence genomic interval gggcaggagcaggactgcttccctccccagcctcctgcagcagcctgggaatGTGCCTGCGAGCTGGAAAAGGTCAGAGGGTGCCTGTGAGGAGCTGCCTTGGATGTTTTGACCTGGAAAGCAGCacaaaggagaaggagctgagagtgctgaggggAAAAGGAGGTGCCCAGGGGCCAGCAAGGGGATGAAGAAGGACAAAGGTgtcctggggggcatggagcagagtgtgggcggcagcagcagcagcagcagggcaagggaggttctgctgccctctgctctgccctgctgaggccacagctgtggtgctggggccagctctgggctgcccagtgccagagagcctggcaagggctgcagagaggccagggcaggctgggcagaggctgagagcctgcagcagctctggcagcagcaaaggctgagagccctggggctgggagcctgcagcagagcagccccagagggcagctgagcagtgctcagcaagagctgaaggggctgtggggggcaaggggctggggctggcatctgctgagtgctgcccagggccagggcaaggggcacaaagtggaagccaggaggtggcatctggaggtgaggaggaggttgtttggtgtgagggtggtggaggcctggagcaggctgcccagagaggctgtggagcctccttgtgtgcagagcttccaaccccaccctgggcactgtgcccctgggcaggctgctgtgggtgccctgctggagcaggggggcttgtgctggctgagctccagagctgccttccccctccccactctgGGTTCAGCCCTTCTGTGGCTCTCAGAGGTGTGTGGATGCTCCACGcctgagctgctccctgctctggtttcaggGCTGAAGGACCCCCAGTGCCAGGCTCCCTCTGTCCTCACCCCCTACACATTCTCCTGCCCAGGAGccatccccagcagctcctcctctgcctgctgctgccagaatcccccctgccctcactgcctgctgatcggtgcagtggtgccaggctggctgccagccctgccccccgCTGCTatttgcagcctctgccctgccaactcctcccctcccctttccccttcccgtGCCAGCTGTCCCAGTTCCCTCTGTCCCCCCTCTGAGGACAGCAATGACGTTTGGGCTCCTTGATGGCCTACATCAGAtgccagctgagctgggcacagggtgaCAGCAGAGGTGACTTTGTTGACTGCTCAGATGTAAACAGCTCCTTCCactggggctgaggaggaggaggggagcagaACCAGCTCCAGGTGAGCTCCAGGGCCCTGGAGCCTTCATCGGTGGAGCAGAGGTAGCTCTGtggtggtgcagcagcagctcacagtcCCTCACACACCTGCCCCCAGGCTCCTCACCCCAGCGAGGTGCTGGAGTGcctacccctggaggtgctggagtgcccatgccagcaggcagtggagtgcccacccctggtggtggagctggcagctggtgccaGGGTTAGGTGTCCCAGGTGGTGCTGGGTCGGGGTTTGGGCTgagtgacctcagaggtctctttgcccccagagagcatctcctctgctccccaggaggggttatGGCTGCGTGATCCAGGCCAGGGGGCACCGAggtccagccctgccctgcctgctgctgctctccctccaaCTCACCCAAGGGGAGGGCTccggggcaggagctggggagggctccagggcaggagctgctccatcttcTCCTTCCCATGGCCTCTTTGGCTTAAACCCCCAGaaccttccctccccagccGCTCTGgtcccagtgccccccagccGGGCAGGACCCTGCCGCGGGGAtgctgctgcccccagctgggtgctggtggtCTGGGGCAGGACCCCCCGCGGGCTTTGCTGGGGGGTGGCCGAGGGCTGGAGCGCCGCCAGCTCGTCCCAGGTGCCCGCGGCTCAAGTGCCAGCCGGGAGCTGCCTCTGGCTGTCACCCGATGCCCGCCGGCTCCGGAGCCTGCCCCCGGGGCTATATAAGGAGCACGGAGCCGGAGCGGAGGGGAGGGGACGGCtgcgggcagcaggagctgaggcggTGCCGGAGGTCGCTGAGGTGAGCTGAGAGGACCCCTGGGCCAGAAGGTGTCACTGAGcaacctcaaacacctccccccagcccctacCCTCCCCGTGGTGGCCTGGGTGGGGGTGCGTGGGTGGACCTGGTGCGTCTCGCCCCCAGCCCCGGGTGAGGCAAGGAAGCCtccgtgcctcagtttcccccggGGGTGGGGAGCGAGCAggggaggagatggagcagggTTGGGGGTTGGGAGGGGTGGGACGAAGCCAACAAACACCACCCTGGCACGGAGTCACTCCCAGCCCCCCGTGGCACGGGGTCACCCTCTGACCCCACAGTGACACAAGGGTCACCCCCAGGCCCCCCCGTGGCATAGAGTCACCCCCAGACCCCACAGTGACACAAAGGTTGCTCccacccctccctctctccccctttcgCTATCCCACTCCCCTTTACcttccagctccttcctccaccGCCACCATGGTGGGTCTGAAGCCCCCCGAGGTGCCCCCCCCGCCCGCCGCCAAGTTCCTCTGCGCCGGCACCGCTGCCTGCATCGCAGatctctgcaccttccccctggaCACCGCCAAAGTGCGGCTGCAGGTAACCGCCGACCCCCCgagccccctccccagagccCCGCGGGGTGCAGGATGCCGCTGGAGTGTCCTCCGCTCCCCGCCCCGCACCTCCGaccccctccccaaccccccgCGGGGTGCAGGATGCCGCTGgtgggtggggggcaggggacCCACGCTGAGGTGGTTGCTGTGCCCCCCCAGATCCAAGGCGAGGTGCGGGTCCCGCGGAGCTCCAGCGCGGTGCAGTACCGAGGGGTGCTGGGGACGCTGCGCACCATGGTGCGGACCGAGGGCGCTCGCAGCCTCTACAGCGGCTTGGCCGCGGGGCTGCAGCGCCAGATGAGCTTCGCCTCCATCCGCATCGGCCTCTACGACTCGGTGAAGCAGCTCTACACCCCCAAGGGGGCTGAGAGTGAGTGGGCAGCGCGACGGGGACACCCCCACGCACACACCTCGGTGTGCGCACccgcggctggagagcaggcacagccccGACCCGCGGGGAGTGGCTCAGTCCCGGCGGGGAGAGCTCAGCCCTGGGGTAGAGTGATCCAACCTGGGGTGAAGAGCTCAGCCCTGGGGTTGAGTGATCCAACCTGGGGTGAAGAGTTCAGCCCTGGGGTAGAGTGATCCAACTTGGGGTGAAGAGCTCAGCCCTGGGGTTGAGTGATCCAACCTGGGGTGAAGAGCTCAGCCCTGGGGTAGAGTGATCTAACCTGGGGTGAAGAGCTCAGCCCTGGGGTTGAAGAACCAGGGATGGCTACAAGAGATGCCCACGAGAGCAGGGATCCCCAAAAGAGATGCCCACAGGAGATGCCCACAAGACCAGTTGGTCCCCACAAGAGCTGGGGGTACCCACAAGAGATGCCCACGGGAGCGCCCCTACGCAGACACTCCAAGCACAGGGGCGCCCAGCGTCGCCCCCGCGGTGCCAGCCGTGCAGCGGTGCCAGCCCTGTGGTGCCTCCCGCAGGCACGGGGCTGGGGGCACggctgctggcaggctgcaccACGGGCGCGGTGGCAGTGGCCTGCGCCCAGCCCACGGACGTGGTGAAGGTTCGGTTCCAGGCGCGGGCGGCGCTGCCCGACGGCGCTCGGCGCTACAGCGGCACCTGGGACGCCTACCGGAGCATCGCCAGGGAGGAAGGCGTCCGCGGGCTCTGGAGAGGTGGGGATGCGGCGGGAATAGGGATGGGGAATGGGAATGGGGATGGAGGTGGGAATAGGGGTGGGGGATGGGGGTGGGAATGGGGATGGGCATAGGAATGGGGATGGGAACAGGGATGAGTATTGGGATCAGGGTGGGAATAGGAatgaggatggggatggagaCAGGAATGGGGTGGGAaatggggatggggacagggatgagCATAAGGATGGGAATGGATTGGGAATGGGGATGGAGACAAAGATGATTGTGGGAATGGAAATGGGATTAGGAatagggacagggatgggatgaGAATGGGTGGAaatgggatggggatggggacaagGATGAGCATGGAGATGGGATCGAGGACAAGGACAGGGATAAGCACGAGGATGGGAACAGATGAAAACGGAGATGGCTCCGGGGATGAGCACAGGAACGGGATGGGAATGGGGCTAGAGAGAGGGATAGGATGAGCATGGGGATGGGGAGCAGCAAAGGGGCTGGGGAtagggagcagggctgcagacggggctggggagagggatgacggaggctgggagcaggggcagcagggagggggcacacAGGCAGGATGCTGGGAGGAGGAGCTGTGACCGCCCCCCCGATGCCACCCCCGCCCCCGGCGCTGCGCAGGGTCCCTGCCCAACATCGCCCGCAATGCCATCGTCAACTGCGGGGAGCTGGTCACCTACGACCTGATCAAGGAGGCGCTGCTGCGGGCGCAGCTGATGGCAGGTGAGGAGCcgcgggcagggctgggagcaggaggaggctcccatGCCAGTGCCCCCACGCCGCTGACCCTCACTCCTCCCCGTCCCTGGCgctctgccctgcagacaaTGTCCCCTGCCACTTCGTGGCCGCCTTCGGGGCTGGCTTCTGCGCCACGGTGGTGGCGTCGCCGGTGGACGTGGTGAAGACT includes:
- the LOC135175836 gene encoding putative mitochondrial transporter UCP3, whose amino-acid sequence is MVGLKPPEVPPPPAAKFLCAGTAACIADLCTFPLDTAKVRLQIQGEVRVPRSSSAVQYRGVLGTLRTMVRTEGARSLYSGLAAGLQRQMSFASIRIGLYDSVKQLYTPKGAESTGLGARLLAGCTTGAVAVACAQPTDVVKVRFQARAALPDGARRYSGTWDAYRSIAREEGVRGLWRGSLPNIARNAIVNCGELVTYDLIKEALLRAQLMADNVPCHFVAAFGAGFCATVVASPVDVVKTRYMNAGPGQYRNALSCLLALLMQDGLAGLYKGFIPSFLRLSCWNVVMFISYEQLQRAVVLVRAAPS